A window of the Camelus ferus isolate YT-003-E chromosome 22, BCGSAC_Cfer_1.0, whole genome shotgun sequence genome harbors these coding sequences:
- the HSD11B1L gene encoding hydroxysteroid 11-beta-dehydrogenase 1-like protein isoform X2, translating into MKMLLLTGLGALFFAYYWDDNFNPASLQGARVLLTGASAGVGEELAYHYARLGSHLVLTAPTEALLQKVVGNCRKLGAPKVFYIAADMAFPEVPERVVRFALDKLGGLDYLVLNHLGAAPAGTRARRAQATRWLMQVNFLSYVQLTSLALPSLTDSKGSLVVVSSLLGACTRGGERGSHRAPCGLAWRCQEDFLEEGEQCVTAQPLPSGAPRPRAHLLLQPLLGGQVRSGQLLWLSPAGAGRAGRECGYHHVRPGPPGSRLSRGGCQGRHEGQGGSRAQGSSGCDPRRRHTCLWRLLPMALPPALPASRLAALPEGLVHPPGSQHHGPRCCLSSEDFPANYPGARTHTKTPLREWRRSRRKSSRQKSKTETNYQHLKTIRTPCATVDSLPGILPGTWKTTPQPSQLSLKI; encoded by the exons ATGAAGATGCTACTCCTCACTGGGCTGGGAGCCCTGTTCTTTGCCTATTATTGGGATGACAACTTTAACCCAG CCAGCCTCCAGGGAGCCCGAGTGCTGCTGACCGGAGCCAGTGCAGGTGTGGGGGAGGAGCTGGCCTATCACTACGCACGCCTGGGCTCCCACCTGGTGCTCACTGCCCCCACTGAGGCTCTCCTGCAGAAG GTGGTAGGGAACTGCCGGAAGCTGGGCGCTCCCAAGGTCTTCTACATCGCTGCGGACATGGCCTTCCCTGAGGTGCCCGAGCGCGTGGTGCGGTTTGCGCTGGACAAGCtgg GAGGGCTGGACTACCTGGTGCTGAACCACCTCGGCGCCGCCCCGGCAGGCACGCGGGCCCGCAGAGCCCAGGCGACACGCTGGCTTATGCAG GTGAACTTCCTGAGTTACGTGCAACTAACTTCGTTGGCGCTGCCCAGTCTGACCGACAGCAAGGGCTCCCTGGTGGTGGTGTCCTCGTTGCTAGGTGCGTGCACGCGGGGCGGAGAGCGGGGAAGCCACAGGGCTCCATGTGGCTTAGCCTGGAGGTGCCAGGAAgatttcctggaggagggggagcagtGTGTGACTGCTCAGCCGCTGCCCTCCGGCGCCCCCAGGCCGCGtgcccacctccttctccagcccctACTCGGCGGCCAAGTTCGCTCTGGACAGCTTCTTTGGCTCTCTCCGGCGGGAGCTGGACGTGCAGGACGTGAATGTGGCTATCACCATGTGCGTCCTGGGCCTCCGGGATCGCGCCTCAGCCGCGGAGGGTGTCAG GGGCGTCACGAAGGCCAAGGCGGCTCCAGGGCCCAAGGCAGCTCTGGCTGTGATCCGAGGCGGCGCCACACGTGCCTCTGGCGTCTTCTACCCATGGCGCTTCCACCTGCTCTGCCTGCTTCGCGGCTGGCTGCCCTACCCGAGGGCCTGGTTCATCCGCCAGGATCTCAACATCACGGTCCCCGCTGCTGCCTGAGCTCCGAAGACTTTCCAGCTAACTATCCTGGAGCTAGGACTCACACCAAGACACCTCTGAGAGAGTGGCGGAGGTCCAGGAGAAAGTCATCAAGACAGAAAAGTAAAACCGAGACAAACTACCAGCACCTGAAAACAATCAGAACTCCGTGTGCAACTGTCGACAGCTTGCCAGGCATCTTACCAGGAACTTGGAAGACAACACCCCAGCCTTCTCAACTGTCACTAAAGATATGA
- the HSD11B1L gene encoding hydroxysteroid 11-beta-dehydrogenase 1-like protein isoform X1 — protein sequence MITWSQWWPWRWARGGRAKAGGITACSSNKDTVGEMGMTVGQACAGHLSPAADPGRAMKMLLLTGLGALFFAYYWDDNFNPASLQGARVLLTGASAGVGEELAYHYARLGSHLVLTAPTEALLQKVVGNCRKLGAPKVFYIAADMAFPEVPERVVRFALDKLGGLDYLVLNHLGAAPAGTRARRAQATRWLMQVNFLSYVQLTSLALPSLTDSKGSLVVVSSLLGACTRGGERGSHRAPCGLAWRCQEDFLEEGEQCVTAQPLPSGAPRPRAHLLLQPLLGGQVRSGQLLWLSPAGAGRAGRECGYHHVRPGPPGSRLSRGGCQGRHEGQGGSRAQGSSGCDPRRRHTCLWRLLPMALPPALPASRLAALPEGLVHPPGSQHHGPRCCLSSEDFPANYPGARTHTKTPLREWRRSRRKSSRQKSKTETNYQHLKTIRTPCATVDSLPGILPGTWKTTPQPSQLSLKI from the exons ATGATAACCTGGAGCCAGTGGTGGCCATGGAGATGGGCAAGAGGGGGCAGGGCCAAGGCTGGGGGCATCACTGCGTGCTCTTCTAACAAAGACACAGTTGGGGAAATGGGTATGACTGTGGGCCAGGCCTGTGCCGGCCACCTCTCTCCTGCTGCAGACCCAGGGAGGGCCATGAAGATGCTACTCCTCACTGGGCTGGGAGCCCTGTTCTTTGCCTATTATTGGGATGACAACTTTAACCCAG CCAGCCTCCAGGGAGCCCGAGTGCTGCTGACCGGAGCCAGTGCAGGTGTGGGGGAGGAGCTGGCCTATCACTACGCACGCCTGGGCTCCCACCTGGTGCTCACTGCCCCCACTGAGGCTCTCCTGCAGAAG GTGGTAGGGAACTGCCGGAAGCTGGGCGCTCCCAAGGTCTTCTACATCGCTGCGGACATGGCCTTCCCTGAGGTGCCCGAGCGCGTGGTGCGGTTTGCGCTGGACAAGCtgg GAGGGCTGGACTACCTGGTGCTGAACCACCTCGGCGCCGCCCCGGCAGGCACGCGGGCCCGCAGAGCCCAGGCGACACGCTGGCTTATGCAG GTGAACTTCCTGAGTTACGTGCAACTAACTTCGTTGGCGCTGCCCAGTCTGACCGACAGCAAGGGCTCCCTGGTGGTGGTGTCCTCGTTGCTAGGTGCGTGCACGCGGGGCGGAGAGCGGGGAAGCCACAGGGCTCCATGTGGCTTAGCCTGGAGGTGCCAGGAAgatttcctggaggagggggagcagtGTGTGACTGCTCAGCCGCTGCCCTCCGGCGCCCCCAGGCCGCGtgcccacctccttctccagcccctACTCGGCGGCCAAGTTCGCTCTGGACAGCTTCTTTGGCTCTCTCCGGCGGGAGCTGGACGTGCAGGACGTGAATGTGGCTATCACCATGTGCGTCCTGGGCCTCCGGGATCGCGCCTCAGCCGCGGAGGGTGTCAG GGGCGTCACGAAGGCCAAGGCGGCTCCAGGGCCCAAGGCAGCTCTGGCTGTGATCCGAGGCGGCGCCACACGTGCCTCTGGCGTCTTCTACCCATGGCGCTTCCACCTGCTCTGCCTGCTTCGCGGCTGGCTGCCCTACCCGAGGGCCTGGTTCATCCGCCAGGATCTCAACATCACGGTCCCCGCTGCTGCCTGAGCTCCGAAGACTTTCCAGCTAACTATCCTGGAGCTAGGACTCACACCAAGACACCTCTGAGAGAGTGGCGGAGGTCCAGGAGAAAGTCATCAAGACAGAAAAGTAAAACCGAGACAAACTACCAGCACCTGAAAACAATCAGAACTCCGTGTGCAACTGTCGACAGCTTGCCAGGCATCTTACCAGGAACTTGGAAGACAACACCCCAGCCTTCTCAACTGTCACTAAAGATATGA
- the HSD11B1L gene encoding hydroxysteroid 11-beta-dehydrogenase 1-like protein isoform X3, which translates to MITWSQWWPWRWARGGRAKAGGITACSSNKDTVGEMGMTVGQACAGHLSPAADPGRAMKMLLLTGLGALFFAYYWDDNFNPASLQGARVLLTGASAGVGEELAYHYARLGSHLVLTAPTEALLQKVVGNCRKLGAPKVFYIAADMAFPEVPERVVRFALDKLGGLDYLVLNHLGAAPAGTRARRAQATRWLMQVNFLSYVQLTSLALPSLTDSKGSLVVVSSLLGRVPTSFSSPYSAAKFALDSFFGSLRRELDVQDVNVAITMCVLGLRDRASAAEGVRGVTKAKAAPGPKAALAVIRGGATRASGVFYPWRFHLLCLLRGWLPYPRAWFIRQDLNITVPAAA; encoded by the exons ATGATAACCTGGAGCCAGTGGTGGCCATGGAGATGGGCAAGAGGGGGCAGGGCCAAGGCTGGGGGCATCACTGCGTGCTCTTCTAACAAAGACACAGTTGGGGAAATGGGTATGACTGTGGGCCAGGCCTGTGCCGGCCACCTCTCTCCTGCTGCAGACCCAGGGAGGGCCATGAAGATGCTACTCCTCACTGGGCTGGGAGCCCTGTTCTTTGCCTATTATTGGGATGACAACTTTAACCCAG CCAGCCTCCAGGGAGCCCGAGTGCTGCTGACCGGAGCCAGTGCAGGTGTGGGGGAGGAGCTGGCCTATCACTACGCACGCCTGGGCTCCCACCTGGTGCTCACTGCCCCCACTGAGGCTCTCCTGCAGAAG GTGGTAGGGAACTGCCGGAAGCTGGGCGCTCCCAAGGTCTTCTACATCGCTGCGGACATGGCCTTCCCTGAGGTGCCCGAGCGCGTGGTGCGGTTTGCGCTGGACAAGCtgg GAGGGCTGGACTACCTGGTGCTGAACCACCTCGGCGCCGCCCCGGCAGGCACGCGGGCCCGCAGAGCCCAGGCGACACGCTGGCTTATGCAG GTGAACTTCCTGAGTTACGTGCAACTAACTTCGTTGGCGCTGCCCAGTCTGACCGACAGCAAGGGCTCCCTGGTGGTGGTGTCCTCGTTGCTAG GCCGCGtgcccacctccttctccagcccctACTCGGCGGCCAAGTTCGCTCTGGACAGCTTCTTTGGCTCTCTCCGGCGGGAGCTGGACGTGCAGGACGTGAATGTGGCTATCACCATGTGCGTCCTGGGCCTCCGGGATCGCGCCTCAGCCGCGGAGGGTGTCAG GGGCGTCACGAAGGCCAAGGCGGCTCCAGGGCCCAAGGCAGCTCTGGCTGTGATCCGAGGCGGCGCCACACGTGCCTCTGGCGTCTTCTACCCATGGCGCTTCCACCTGCTCTGCCTGCTTCGCGGCTGGCTGCCCTACCCGAGGGCCTGGTTCATCCGCCAGGATCTCAACATCACGGTCCCCGCTGCTGCCTGA
- the MICOS13 gene encoding MICOS complex subunit MIC13 → MVPRVWSLMRFLIKGSVAGGAIYLVYDQELLGPSDKSQAALQKAEEVVPTAMYQFSQYVCEQTGLKIPQLPAPPKFNFHIRESWNSGIITMMSALSVAPSKAWEYSKEGWEYLKERTK, encoded by the exons ATGGTACCCCGAGTGTGGTCCTTGATGAG GTTTCTCATCAAGGGCAGTGTGGCTGGTGGTGCTATCTACCTGGTGTACGACCAGGAGCTGCTGGGACCCAGTGACAAGAGCCAGGCCGCCCttcagaaggcagaggaggtggTCCCCACCGCCATGTACCAGTTCAGCCAGTACGTGTGTGAGCAGACAGGCCTGAAGATACCCCAG ctcccagcccctccaaAGTTTAACTTTCACATCCGGGAGTCCTGGAATTCAG GGATCATCACAATGATGTCGGCTCTGTCGGTGGCCCCCTCCAAGGCCTGGGAGTACTCCAAAGAAGGTTGGGAATACCTGAAGGAGCGAACCAAGTAG